A stretch of the Magnetococcales bacterium genome encodes the following:
- a CDS encoding type II toxin-antitoxin system VapC family toxin: MGSLNFLLDTNAVIYLHKGLLKDPLPPGRMAISFITEIELRSFPGLLSEQEAWLVRFLTNVQHIGLSNEIKETAIRFRRIYRLKIPDALIAASATILGAVLLTNDDQLHKVSGLICRRLELTALAHGSEKNIGILAVPRG; this comes from the coding sequence ATGGGATCGCTGAACTTCCTGCTCGACACCAACGCCGTCATCTATTTGCATAAGGGATTATTGAAGGATCCCTTGCCCCCGGGCCGCATGGCGATTTCGTTCATCACCGAAATCGAATTGCGCAGCTTCCCCGGCTTGCTGAGCGAACAGGAAGCCTGGTTGGTGCGTTTCCTCACCAACGTTCAACACATTGGTTTATCGAATGAAATCAAGGAAACTGCCATCAGGTTCCGCCGCATCTATCGACTCAAGATTCCGGATGCTCTCATTGCTGCCAGTGCCACCATCCTTGGCGCGGTATTGCTGACCAATGACGATCAACTGCATAAGGTATCCGGGTTGATCTGCCGTAGATTGGAATTGACCGCCCTGGCACACGGTTCGGAAAAAAACATCGGAATCCTCGCTGTTCCACGTGGGTAG